The genomic region AATGGCTTTATCCGCGAAATTGAAGGTGCCAGAATAAAGGAACATGGCCTTGAAAAACTTCATGGTTACAATAACAGAATTCCAATAGACTTACGTACATGCTGGGTCAAGAGCGGACCTCTAAGAAGTGGTAAGTTCTCTGTTCGCAGGAGAGAAAAAACTCCGGAAAAATCACACGAAGCTTCCGAAAAAATTGTACATTTCCTACCCAGCACCAATAAAAGAAACCAGCGCTTAAGAAAGATAAAAGCCGTTATCATCGACCATGAGGCAGAAAGGACATTTGAACTAATAGGTGATGCAGATATTGCAGTAACTATAGGTGATGATACAACAGACATTGCTGCTGACATTCTCTACAGACTAAGGATTCCGATTATAGGAATTACAGATGGGGATATTGACGGATTCTCACACATGAAGCATATATATCCCGGTTCCGTAGTGATACGCCTTGAACCAGGAAACGATGACATTATAGGGAAAAAGATTCGAGAGACTATTTTCAATGGGAAGCCTGTTGCTGAATTCGACTCGATAATATTATTAAAGAACAATATATTCACATTGTCGAATAAATTAATCATATTTAGAAAAGATTATTAATTATTATCTGCTTTAATTTTGCGCATATATAACTTTAAATATAATAATGTCATATTAGGTGGTAGAGCTCATTAGAGCATAACGTAATAAGGGGTTATTATGAAAGATTTTGAAGTAAAGATACTTGATGACACAGACTACAAGTTCATTGAAGCACTGAAAAGCCTGGGAATGTCCAGGAATGTAGCAACCACACTTACCTACCTTTCAAATGTGGAAGAAGCATCTTCTCAGGAGATTGAGATGAGCACCGGTCTGAGACAGCCAGAAGTAAGCGTTGCCATGAGGCATATGCGTGAAAGAAATTGGATTGATATCCACAACAAGAAAGCAGTTGGAAAAGGCAGACCTACTAAGATCTACAGACTTTCCGCTCCAGTTGAAGATATCATCAAACACTATGAACAGAAGATCATAGAAGACACAAAGACAACGATGGACGCCATCACCAAGCTTAAAGATATTACAAAAAGAATGTAAGTTTTTGAGTGTGTCCGGTCAGGATCATCCCTGTGAAGCAATACACATAATGGTCAGATTACCGGGCACAGCAATTCCATCTATTGGAACAGCTTTTTTATCTTTTAAAAGAAGGACAGTTTCCTGGTTTATACCAAGAATGTCCAGAACGTTTTCATAAGTAGTATCAACCGGAACAGTCAGTTTTTTATTTGAAAGGTCCGAATTGATCAGTTCAATATCAAGTGTTATTGTCACTCTACGATCTCACCATCCGGGGATTTCAAATCTTCGAGGTTTTCCTGTATAAGCTTTGCATCTAGTTCTTCGTACTTCTTTTCACCTTTACGCTCATAGTCTCTTTTATGGAACTTTGACATACGAAAACACCTCGAATAAAATCTGCTGCAATAGGTATTAACCCTTTCGGAAAAAAGGAATACTTTATGCAAAAATATCAGATGAACTTTTGTTAAAAATCAAAAACCATCGAGAGTTCAGTATCAATTAGAAAGGTATAAATGCTCGCCGGTACAGTATAATTATACATCACATATAATAAAATGGCAGTGGTAGCGATAGAGATGGGTATTAGTACGCATGAGAGAACACTTGTAGATTTTCTTGCTGTGCTCAGGGGAAAAAGTTCAGTTTTTTGTTATAAGGATAATTTGCAGGCACCAGAACTTGTGACAATTATCACACAGGAAATAGAAAATGAGGAAAAAATTCCCGTAATCAGAATCTGCTGGAATGAAAATGAATTGGATAATAAGGATTTTTCAGACAATGCTACTTCATTCTATATTTTCAAAAATTTTACTACGGCACTTATCAAAATTGAAAAGATGCTTACCCAGGGAAAACACCTGATACTCGTATCAGACATAAGCAACCTTGAAAAAGAGCAGAATTCACGTCCATATATTCGTTTCCTGTCAATTCTTTTGCGTAAAAGTGAAGAATATGATAGCACCATGATAGCCATGGTTGGTGAAAAATGCAGCAATCCACTGGTTAAGGCTGAACTGATACCTCATTTTAAAAAAGTATTCCTGCTAACAGAAAGCAAGACAATTAAAAGCATAGATGGATCCCCTGAAATGAGATATTCCATAGAAAATGGCAAACTCTATCTTGAAACACAGCTTCAGGACGATATGAACAAAATAAAAGAGATTTTCAGTCTTACACCCGAAGAAAAGAAAGAACTTGACAGGATAGTCGGAGAAAGTCTTGAGGAATACAGGACATCCCTATAACATATCCTATCCAGATTTTTAATTATTTAGTCAACAAGCTTTTCTGCTATCTTTTTTAACTCAGTGCAATATTCACATTCAGGATCATCCTGCATTGCTATTTTTCTGGACCATGATTTAGCAACATAGTCATCATAAGCAATAAGTCCTAAAAGCTCTGTTCCAAGCTTATTACTGAAGTCAGAAACAATAGACATTATATCATCTCTTTTTTCAGCTGGTATTCTGTTAAACAGAAGAGCTGCATGTGTTTCCAGTTTTGCAGACATACTGGAAAGTACGTATGTTCCCCGGATATCCTGAATATCAATTGTTGACACAATTACAGCCTTGTCAACTATATTCATGGTTAAAAGACTTGACTTATTGATACCGGGACTACAATCGAAAAGAAAATGATCGATATCCAGTTTTTCTCCAAGTTTCTTTACCAGGGCAAGTAATTTATCCCTGGCTTCACCCGGCGTGTTAAACATTGCAGATATGTCTTCTTCACATGCTTTGGAAGGAACTACGTAAACATCAGTTTCCCCGTATTTATAAACGATATCATCTGCACTGCAAACACCCTGCAGATAATCTATGAGTGTCATATCATACCTTATATCAAACAAAGAATGCAGACCCGGACCATTTACGTCAGTATCGATTATGCAAACTTTGCTGCCCTTTTGAGAGAGCATGACCCCCAGATTTCCCACAAATGTCGTTTTACCCGTACCACCCTTATAAGAATGAAAACTCAAAAGCATTTTACTCACCCAAGTAACTGGTCAAGTTTGTTCTCAACCTCTTCAACCGCAGACCAATGTTCATTGTTCTTACTTTCAACTTTCTTACTCAAAGAATAATAGATCTTTTTACCTTTTCTTTCCCTTTCAAGCCATCCGGCCCTATAAAGCTCATTAAGGTATTTGTTTTCTATTGAGCGATGTCTTCCAGTAATTTCGCTCACTTCATCTGCTGTGCATGAAGTTAATTTTGAAACTGCAAACAATGATTTACGGATAGAATCAGGAACTGTTAGGAAAACAGCCATTTTATCATTGATTGCCGGGGAATTACGGGCTTCAAGATCTGCAATGCGTAATTCCAGTAATTTCAAACGCTCGTTTATATCATTAAGATATTCCAAAATCCCGTTGTTGTTTTGAAGGTCAGCCATGATAATCAACATGAAGAAGAATTATTTGATTGTAATATCCAATTTAATAGGGCTGATAATATATAAGCTTGCTTAAATACATTTGATATTAAATGAGAAACTGACGTTAATCTTTTTAATATTACGACAACCTTATAAAATAGCAGTACATATATAAAAAAAGTGGATGAAATGAGAAGCCCATCATATATCGCAAAGCTGGATGATCTTCTTTACGGGGGACTGATTAAGCCATCATCCATTTTAATTGCAGGTTCTTGCGGGACTGGGAAGACAAATCTGTGTATGCAATCACTTTTCAATGCTGCCAGAAAAGGTGAAAAGTGTGCATATGTCTCACTATTATCGGAGTCAAATGAAAAGATAGTCAGAGCCATGTCTTCGTTCTCATTCTATGATGAAAAACTTGTAGGCGACAAACTAAAAATCTTCTCAATTAGTTCAGATGTTGTAGCTAAAGGTGATTTTGCAATCTTTGAATATATCAATGAAAATATTCTGAAAGATAAGCCATCCAGAGTTGTAATTGATACAATGAATGTACTTGAAGATATTGAAAGCACCTTTGATGAACGTCCATTCCATAAATCTGAGCTCCGCGCCTTTATACAGAACCTTTTTCAGGAGTTTGACGACAATAATATTCTCCTGATAGCCACAGGTGAAATACCTGCTGCAAACATCAACTCAAGTCAATGGTCATATATTTTTGATACTGTAATCACACTTGGTACAACAGATGACGGTAAAAGCAATTATCGTTTCCTTGAAATAATCAAGGAAAGAGGAAGTGATTTTACCTCTGGAAAGCACAAGTTCAGTATCACAAAGGATGGAATCACTTTTTAAGAGAATATCCATATTACATGAAAGTGACATATTTCTAAGTTTCATGAGCTAACCAGAATATGTCCGGTATCATATCCCGGTCACCTCTTCTTTTGTAGAAGTTGCTTTGCAGGAAAAATGCTTGTTATATTACAATTACAGGAGGTAGTAGATTTTTCTAACACAAAGCAACCATTATTATAGCATTATTACTATCATTGTAGCATTATTATAATTATGCCTGAAAGAGAGGTGTAAACCACGATTTTGTTGGTTGGTATAATCCATGGCAAACCTCTTTCAGGCTAAATTGAAGCATATTAATCATATATGTACCACAGGTTCCATTATATGATTAATACTCACTAAACCCACTCCCCAGTGTGTTTATTCCCTAGCCCCAATTACTTAATATGTTTTGCAAGTTATATCAATTAACTGCATTTTTATTCATTATAGCTTTTGAATAAATAACAGCGTTATTTATTTTAACGCCGTTAAAATAGATAAAAAATAAGAAGAGAAACACCAGTAGGCATTTAATAAAAGTTTTGAAATAGTTACGGAAAATGAACTCAAAGATGAAGAGTCATGTCATCCAGTTCACGCTTACAATGATTCTTGATAATATTGTTAAGTCGCATGCGTACTGTTTTCAGACCTTCCTCATCGGTGAAATGAGAAAGCACATCTGCAAGCTGGTCTACCATTAATTGATAATCCCTCTCAGTGCCCATATCCCTTAGTTTTTGCATTGCAGACTCTGCAATTTCAGGAGTCCATTCCTCATTAGTATAATAGGTCTTGTCTTCAACCTCAAGCTTTTTCCTTGCTACGTCATTATTGACCCTGGCAAAAATAAGCTCCACGGTATGAGGATCACCAACAAATTCATTCATAAACTGCATGATGTCCATGACAACTTCAAAATAAGGTATTTCCGGATTCTCAGAATCCTTGAAAATCTGAGACAGCTCCAGTCTTATG from Methanolobus tindarius DSM 2278 harbors:
- a CDS encoding helix-turn-helix domain-containing protein, whose translation is MADLQNNNGILEYLNDINERLKLLELRIADLEARNSPAINDKMAVFLTVPDSIRKSLFAVSKLTSCTADEVSEITGRHRSIENKYLNELYRAGWLERERKGKKIYYSLSKKVESKNNEHWSAVEEVENKLDQLLG
- a CDS encoding MinD/ParA family ATP-binding protein, whose amino-acid sequence is MLLSFHSYKGGTGKTTFVGNLGVMLSQKGSKVCIIDTDVNGPGLHSLFDIRYDMTLIDYLQGVCSADDIVYKYGETDVYVVPSKACEEDISAMFNTPGEARDKLLALVKKLGEKLDIDHFLFDCSPGINKSSLLTMNIVDKAVIVSTIDIQDIRGTYVLSSMSAKLETHAALLFNRIPAEKRDDIMSIVSDFSNKLGTELLGLIAYDDYVAKSWSRKIAMQDDPECEYCTELKKIAEKLVD
- a CDS encoding RAD55 family ATPase, giving the protein MRSPSYIAKLDDLLYGGLIKPSSILIAGSCGTGKTNLCMQSLFNAARKGEKCAYVSLLSESNEKIVRAMSSFSFYDEKLVGDKLKIFSISSDVVAKGDFAIFEYINENILKDKPSRVVIDTMNVLEDIESTFDERPFHKSELRAFIQNLFQEFDDNNILLIATGEIPAANINSSQWSYIFDTVITLGTTDDGKSNYRFLEIIKERGSDFTSGKHKFSITKDGITF
- a CDS encoding transcriptional regulator, with the translated sequence MKDFEVKILDDTDYKFIEALKSLGMSRNVATTLTYLSNVEEASSQEIEMSTGLRQPEVSVAMRHMRERNWIDIHNKKAVGKGRPTKIYRLSAPVEDIIKHYEQKIIEDTKTTMDAITKLKDITKRM
- a CDS encoding DUF2117 family protein codes for the protein MEIGIVVHGPDVVDSGMAAKLISRIKKLGDISVVMAGTIGKTAVLDAHLENIIDISKSLKPSRCIEEFFLTKDLVILLNHGKTTENGLLFANIVISRIKDRNVKPLIQIERPGLADGKVVPWNFKSTDEAERFSKMFGMELEDVPKLVTPISIEDHGHRIIRNVYGVHVGEKIMVNGIIVGFAESEYIRIISENGFIREIEGARIKEHGLEKLHGYNNRIPIDLRTCWVKSGPLRSGKFSVRRREKTPEKSHEASEKIVHFLPSTNKRNQRLRKIKAVIIDHEAERTFELIGDADIAVTIGDDTTDIAADILYRLRIPIIGITDGDIDGFSHMKHIYPGSVVIRLEPGNDDIIGKKIRETIFNGKPVAEFDSIILLKNNIFTLSNKLIIFRKDY